In Vibrio echinoideorum, the following proteins share a genomic window:
- a CDS encoding DUF1254 domain-containing protein, which translates to MMKKNRLAAALACAFMVALPSPVLASQSVDATSATMATKTTMATKTTMTTNAALVTNTAMAIKTETLPVEMASLASLKKDNQLLAQLAYEYAYSIDEAYKYFYKTVVEQDYPLNRFQNIRTLADDTYTAHPTINNDTLHLMGWMGLAAEPVIITIPDHDENRYWLFHTMNMQHFTDSAFGSPQRGTKGGSFMYAVEGWKGEVPASVDQVIYVEHPLVKMMGRIMDLGGDDSATAQKLMDQWNIRTLSEYLGQKGLDPVVREYPDPEESNWVERTNFILSEGTMKTHDQKLVELFEYIGLGDVELGKANHPFTKEQLSMIESGQKDGLERIINAGFDDSRDVLGTRDEMTKVPSFQHAYGTLMGQWGLPAKHTMYSGDFFDSEGGALDGSKYDYTVTFDAPPLEEGGFWSYTAYSGETRLMEKNELNRHSRGDRTLTPNADGSYTIYMSSDVKGHEDDPNFLPIPDHQWYSVLRMYTPGEEVRTDKWKSTPFTKVKKPTIK; encoded by the coding sequence ATGATGAAAAAAAATAGACTTGCGGCAGCACTGGCTTGTGCTTTCATGGTTGCACTTCCGTCTCCGGTACTCGCGAGCCAATCCGTGGACGCGACGAGCGCAACTATGGCAACAAAAACAACTATGGCAACAAAAACAACCATGACGACAAACGCAGCTTTAGTAACAAACACAGCTATGGCGATAAAAACGGAAACTCTACCCGTTGAGATGGCGAGTTTAGCGTCGCTCAAAAAGGATAATCAGCTATTGGCACAACTTGCCTACGAGTACGCGTACTCAATAGATGAAGCCTACAAATACTTTTACAAAACCGTCGTTGAGCAAGACTACCCTTTGAATCGATTCCAAAATATTCGAACACTTGCTGACGACACTTACACTGCGCATCCGACGATTAACAATGACACGTTACACTTGATGGGGTGGATGGGCCTAGCAGCAGAGCCGGTCATCATTACGATTCCAGACCATGATGAAAATCGATATTGGTTGTTCCATACCATGAATATGCAGCACTTTACTGACTCGGCTTTTGGCTCTCCACAGCGAGGCACAAAAGGCGGCAGTTTCATGTATGCAGTTGAAGGATGGAAAGGTGAAGTGCCTGCGAGTGTCGATCAAGTCATCTATGTCGAGCATCCGCTGGTCAAGATGATGGGTCGAATCATGGACCTTGGCGGTGACGATTCTGCAACTGCTCAAAAGTTAATGGATCAATGGAATATTAGAACGTTGTCGGAATACCTAGGTCAGAAAGGGCTAGATCCTGTCGTACGCGAGTATCCAGACCCTGAAGAGTCTAATTGGGTTGAGCGAACCAACTTCATCCTGTCTGAAGGAACAATGAAGACGCATGACCAAAAGCTGGTTGAACTGTTCGAGTACATTGGCTTAGGAGATGTTGAATTAGGCAAAGCCAATCATCCATTTACGAAAGAGCAGCTTAGTATGATCGAGTCTGGTCAAAAAGACGGACTGGAGCGAATTATTAATGCGGGCTTTGATGATTCACGTGACGTATTGGGCACTCGCGATGAAATGACTAAGGTTCCAAGCTTTCAGCACGCCTACGGCACCTTAATGGGTCAATGGGGGCTGCCTGCAAAGCACACTATGTATAGCGGTGACTTCTTCGATAGTGAAGGTGGTGCGCTCGACGGTAGTAAGTATGATTACACGGTGACCTTCGATGCGCCACCGTTAGAAGAGGGTGGTTTTTGGTCATACACGGCCTACAGTGGTGAAACCCGATTGATGGAGAAAAACGAGTTAAACCGTCATTCCCGTGGAGACAGAACGCTAACGCCTAATGCTGATGGCAGTTACACCATTTACATGAGTAGCGATGTAAAAGGGCATGAAGATGATCCTAACTTCTTACCTATCCCCGATCACCAATGGTATTCAGTGTTACGCATGTACACGCCCGGTGAAGAGGTAAGAACCGATAAATGGAAATCGACACCATTTACTAAGGTCAAAAAGCCCACGATAAAGTGA
- a CDS encoding sulfatase-like hydrolase/transferase: protein MYKSFVKSALALSVLASVNVHAASQPNVVAIMLDDVSPTDLSAYHRGLGAVDTPNIDRIAERGMMVSDYYAQGSSTAGRSAFITGQYPFRTGLTSVGQPGSSLGLQKEDPTLAEMLKDKGYATVHVGKSHLGDNNSHLPTVHGFDEFFGFLYHLNVMEMPEQPEFPTDPNFRGRPRNVLHTVATESVDMQEDPRFGVVGKQTIEDKGLLGAKRMQTVDGEFLEFATNWLDKHEAEKDEQPYFMWYNPTRMHQKTHVRPEYQGASQINTYYDGLIELDDQIGVLLDKLEDLGEIDNTIILFTSDNGVNLDHWPDSGSASFRGQKGTTWDGGFRVPMLVSWPDKIPQGEYTDGFMTSEDWVPTIMAAVGEGDIKQELLDGKELNGERYQVHLDGYNQLDMLTKGEPSQRHEFFFYNEQDLNAFRVDDWKVHLKTKTEWIAPPEEWPLGMLINIKADPYERSPDTRGWFLWMKEKSWVLPKLQKSAAEYQKSLKAFPPRQKAGGIGMADKSVVAD from the coding sequence ATGTATAAGTCTTTTGTTAAATCCGCTCTGGCGCTTTCGGTGCTCGCGAGCGTCAATGTACATGCAGCGAGCCAACCCAATGTGGTTGCCATCATGCTCGATGATGTGAGCCCAACGGATCTGTCTGCCTACCACCGTGGTTTAGGCGCGGTGGATACGCCGAACATTGATCGAATTGCCGAACGCGGCATGATGGTCAGCGATTACTACGCACAAGGTAGCTCTACCGCGGGGCGCTCTGCCTTTATCACGGGTCAATATCCTTTCCGAACAGGCTTAACGTCTGTCGGTCAGCCGGGCTCTTCGCTTGGCCTTCAAAAAGAAGATCCAACCCTAGCCGAAATGCTGAAAGACAAAGGCTATGCGACCGTGCATGTCGGTAAAAGTCACTTAGGCGATAACAATAGTCACCTACCAACGGTGCACGGCTTTGATGAATTCTTCGGTTTCCTTTACCACCTCAATGTTATGGAGATGCCTGAACAGCCGGAATTCCCAACAGACCCTAACTTCAGAGGACGCCCTCGCAATGTTCTTCACACCGTCGCTACCGAGAGTGTGGACATGCAAGAAGACCCAAGGTTTGGTGTGGTTGGAAAGCAAACGATTGAAGATAAAGGTCTTTTAGGTGCTAAACGCATGCAAACCGTTGATGGCGAGTTTTTGGAGTTCGCGACGAATTGGCTTGATAAACATGAAGCAGAGAAAGACGAACAACCTTACTTCATGTGGTACAACCCGACGCGTATGCACCAAAAAACACACGTGCGTCCGGAATATCAAGGCGCGAGCCAAATCAACACCTACTACGATGGCTTGATCGAACTGGATGACCAGATCGGTGTGCTGCTCGACAAGCTTGAAGACTTGGGCGAAATCGACAACACCATCATTCTCTTCACATCTGACAATGGCGTAAACCTAGATCACTGGCCTGATTCCGGCTCTGCCTCATTCAGAGGACAAAAAGGCACGACATGGGATGGCGGTTTCCGTGTGCCTATGTTGGTGAGCTGGCCGGATAAAATCCCTCAAGGTGAATACACCGATGGCTTCATGACCTCAGAAGACTGGGTGCCAACCATTATGGCTGCAGTGGGTGAAGGCGACATTAAGCAAGAGCTGCTTGATGGAAAAGAGTTAAACGGCGAGCGTTATCAAGTTCACTTGGATGGTTATAACCAACTGGACATGTTGACTAAAGGCGAGCCGAGTCAACGTCATGAGTTTTTCTTCTACAACGAGCAAGATTTGAATGCGTTCCGAGTGGATGATTGGAAAGTGCATCTAAAAACCAAAACGGAGTGGATTGCACCTCCTGAAGAGTGGCCACTAGGGATGCTCATTAACATCAAAGCTGATCCTTACGAGCGTAGCCCTGATACTCGCGGTTGGTTCTTATGGATGAAAGAGAAGTCTTGGGTATTACCAAAGCTGCAAAAATCAGCGGCGGAATATCAGAAGTCACTCAAAGCGTTTCCACCAAGACAGAAAGCCGGTGGTATTGGTATGGCAGACAAATCAGTGGTTGCTGACTAA
- a CDS encoding LysR family transcriptional regulator: protein MTKDLNLLRLILVLNETRQTVSAAKALNVSQPTISVMLRKLREQFDDELFVRDKARLEPTPKCLKLIETLPLLLEQLDNLYIPNDEWGLEDLRGEVQIMLPSPLLIPVGVPLIKKLTKEAPQVTFQCSPWLDNGVQSLETNRMCWGVSYLPMEVNKTLTERPVGFDKFMLVLRVDHPIQGNSLEDILKYPLCINMIPGYIQPSKTEMLIKKYDLDKHIALRSNNMNLMLEIVKDSDFIYITSSKCRYLLDHSYRCIDLPPELLKDTYRRELALFTHQANRNNPFTDWLQKEITSIIQS from the coding sequence ATGACCAAAGACCTAAACTTACTGCGGCTCATTTTGGTGCTTAATGAAACTCGTCAAACGGTGAGTGCAGCCAAAGCCTTGAACGTAAGTCAGCCGACGATCAGTGTCATGCTTCGTAAACTCAGAGAACAATTTGATGACGAGTTGTTTGTTAGAGATAAAGCAAGACTTGAGCCTACCCCAAAATGCTTGAAGCTTATCGAAACGTTGCCTCTGCTATTAGAGCAGCTAGATAACCTTTATATACCCAATGATGAGTGGGGGTTGGAAGATTTAAGAGGGGAGGTTCAAATCATGTTGCCTTCCCCATTGTTGATTCCAGTGGGTGTACCGTTAATTAAAAAGCTGACCAAAGAAGCGCCGCAAGTGACGTTTCAATGTTCACCTTGGTTAGATAACGGCGTCCAATCTCTAGAGACCAACCGAATGTGTTGGGGAGTGAGCTATCTTCCAATGGAGGTCAATAAAACCCTGACCGAGCGCCCAGTTGGCTTTGATAAGTTCATGTTGGTGTTAAGAGTTGACCACCCAATTCAAGGTAATTCCCTTGAGGACATTCTGAAATACCCACTCTGTATCAATATGATCCCTGGTTACATTCAGCCGTCCAAGACGGAAATGTTGATCAAAAAATATGACTTAGATAAACACATTGCGCTCAGAAGCAACAATATGAACTTGATGCTGGAGATCGTTAAGGACAGTGACTTTATCTATATTACATCGTCGAAATGCCGCTATTTGCTTGATCACTCTTATCGCTGTATCGATTTACCGCCGGAGCTGTTGAAAGACACCTATCGTCGAGAGTTGGCACTGTTTACTCATCAAGCAAACCGCAATAACCCGTTCACGGATTGGCTTCAAAAAGAAATTACGTCGATTATTCAATCCTAG
- a CDS encoding anaerobic sulfatase maturase: MNTSTYPFSLFIKAEGAQCNLDCSYCYYLNRQDVDKRSSMSLDMMGQIVGAHIDAQPIKAQQVDFIWHGGEPMLRGIDFYETVMKAQASKATKKRVVNTMQTNGTMINDRWASFFATHNFMMGISIDGPNILNDIARIDKNGESSFERTMRGMSYLKKHNVDFNTLTVVNNKTYKHGKTIYQFLVENGSGYMQFQPCIDHELDRRTGYDWSLTGEQWGQFLCDLFDAWSANDVGKVYIQFFENCLMVLMGYQSQMCHHSATCGQQLMVEHDGNVYSCDHYGYQDHQLGTMNSDNLATMASSPEQIAFGTNKYDELNSTCRRCDFVELCQGGCPKNRIATTEDGSPMNHLCQGYEMFFRHALPKLLPMVEAMKKGYSPAYFPLF; encoded by the coding sequence ATGAACACATCTACTTATCCTTTTAGCTTATTCATTAAAGCAGAAGGAGCTCAGTGCAACCTGGACTGTAGCTACTGCTATTATCTCAATAGACAAGATGTCGATAAAAGATCGTCAATGTCTTTGGACATGATGGGGCAAATTGTCGGTGCTCATATCGACGCGCAGCCAATTAAAGCTCAGCAAGTGGATTTTATCTGGCATGGTGGCGAGCCTATGTTAAGAGGGATCGATTTCTATGAAACGGTGATGAAAGCACAGGCAAGCAAAGCGACGAAAAAGCGCGTCGTGAATACGATGCAGACCAATGGAACCATGATTAACGATCGCTGGGCGAGCTTCTTTGCTACACACAATTTTATGATGGGCATCAGTATCGATGGGCCCAATATTCTGAATGACATAGCTCGGATCGACAAAAATGGCGAGTCGTCTTTTGAACGCACAATGCGTGGGATGTCTTATCTAAAGAAGCACAATGTTGATTTTAATACGTTAACGGTCGTGAACAATAAAACCTACAAACACGGTAAAACGATCTATCAGTTTTTGGTTGAAAATGGCAGTGGTTATATGCAGTTTCAGCCTTGTATCGATCATGAGTTGGACAGGCGAACAGGGTATGATTGGTCGTTAACGGGAGAGCAATGGGGGCAATTTCTTTGCGACTTGTTTGATGCATGGAGCGCCAATGATGTCGGTAAAGTGTATATCCAGTTTTTTGAAAACTGTTTAATGGTGTTGATGGGTTACCAAAGCCAAATGTGTCATCACAGCGCGACTTGTGGGCAGCAATTAATGGTTGAACATGACGGCAATGTTTACAGTTGTGACCATTATGGGTACCAAGATCATCAACTGGGCACCATGAACAGTGATAATCTTGCGACTATGGCGAGCTCACCAGAACAAATAGCGTTTGGCACCAACAAATATGATGAGTTAAACAGCACTTGTCGACGTTGTGATTTTGTTGAACTCTGCCAAGGTGGTTGTCCTAAAAACAGAATAGCAACAACCGAAGATGGCAGTCCGATGAATCATTTGTGCCAAGGGTATGAGATGTTTTTTCGTCACGCATTACCCAAATTATTGCCAATGGTAGAAGCGATGAAAAAAGGGTATTCGCCAGCGTACTTTCCACTTTTCTAA
- a CDS encoding outer membrane protein transport protein has protein sequence MKTPFITLSLLVTAIVSSLAHAGGLNLSQIATTKSVGTAGAGNVTENDASAVITNAAGLSAIEESAWILGVQYLDVETTFVRDDNSASTTGSSADVLPHLSYASRLNDQ, from the coding sequence TTGAAAACACCTTTCATCACACTGTCTCTTTTAGTAACAGCGATAGTCAGCTCTCTTGCTCACGCGGGAGGATTAAACCTATCTCAGATTGCGACTACCAAAAGCGTTGGCACAGCAGGCGCAGGAAACGTAACCGAGAACGATGCATCCGCAGTGATCACCAACGCTGCGGGGTTATCGGCCATTGAAGAAAGCGCTTGGATTCTCGGCGTTCAATACCTCGATGTTGAAACCACTTTTGTCCGTGACGATAACTCGGCTTCGACCACAGGAAGCAGCGCGGATGTTCTCCCTCACCTGTCTTACGCATCAAGGCTCAATGACCAATGA
- a CDS encoding OmpP1/FadL family transporter has protein sequence MFSLTCLTHQGSMTNDQWVVGAALHAAGGTGVEYSHGVGAHPALLIKENSISALNLTSSLSYQVSEQLSLGGSLILQHAALETQALNGRELQGDSLDLGFGLSLNHHISDNTQLGVSYQGQFDHDLSLDNANAFGISSELTWVRSLNLGLKHSLNEDLNLLLSSNIETWQDYDDKYSTTYSLGVGVEYAYEDWLLYSGLSGDTSPVSSQNRDVLLPLDKQWRIGFGAEKKISNDLHLGLSYQYQDLGHGEINADSGLFQPSGSYSTNRVHFITLSLRH, from the coding sequence ATGTTCTCCCTCACCTGTCTTACGCATCAAGGCTCAATGACCAATGACCAATGGGTCGTTGGCGCAGCATTGCACGCAGCTGGCGGCACTGGCGTTGAATACTCACACGGCGTTGGCGCGCACCCTGCTTTATTGATCAAAGAAAATAGCATTTCAGCACTCAACTTAACGTCGTCATTGTCATATCAAGTTAGCGAACAACTGTCTCTTGGTGGTTCTTTGATATTGCAGCACGCTGCGCTTGAAACTCAAGCATTGAATGGTCGAGAGCTTCAAGGAGATAGCCTCGACCTAGGGTTCGGCCTGAGTCTCAATCACCACATCAGTGACAACACACAATTGGGTGTCAGTTATCAGGGCCAATTTGATCACGACCTTTCCCTTGATAACGCCAACGCTTTTGGAATTAGCTCCGAACTGACATGGGTTCGAAGCTTAAACTTAGGGTTGAAGCATTCATTAAATGAAGACTTAAACCTTCTACTTAGCTCCAACATCGAGACATGGCAAGATTATGATGACAAATACTCAACCACCTATTCTCTTGGGGTTGGTGTGGAATACGCATATGAGGATTGGTTGCTGTACAGTGGATTGAGCGGTGACACGAGCCCTGTAAGCAGTCAAAACAGGGATGTGTTACTCCCGCTCGATAAACAGTGGCGTATCGGATTCGGCGCTGAGAAGAAGATATCCAATGACTTACATCTAGGATTGAGTTACCAATACCAAGATTTAGGTCATGGTGAAATTAATGCTGACTCAGGACTATTTCAGCCTTCTGGCAGCTACTCGACCAACAGAGTTCACTTCATCACTTTATCTCTTCGCCATTAA
- the nfsA gene encoding oxygen-insensitive NADPH nitroreductase, with protein sequence MNSTIETILGHRSIRQYTNQPIEKAQLDIIIQAGLAASSSSLLQAVSIVRVTDTEKRKLLAEYAGNQAYVENAAEFLVFCIDYQRHAQINPEVKTDFTELTLIGAVDSGIMAQNCMLAAESLGLGGVYIGGLRNSAQQVDELLELPQHTAVLFGMCLGHPAQQPEIKPRLPAHVVLHENQYQPLSLDEIASYDDSMQSYYASRSSNQKQSSWSQQITQKLSGESRPHILPYLNSKQLTKR encoded by the coding sequence ATGAACAGCACGATTGAAACCATTCTGGGGCACCGCTCCATTCGTCAATATACAAATCAACCGATTGAAAAAGCACAACTTGATATAATTATTCAGGCTGGTCTCGCGGCTTCATCATCGAGCTTACTGCAGGCTGTTTCTATTGTGAGAGTGACAGACACAGAGAAGCGCAAGTTGCTAGCTGAATACGCAGGCAATCAAGCTTACGTTGAGAACGCGGCAGAATTTTTGGTGTTCTGTATCGACTATCAACGTCATGCTCAGATTAACCCTGAAGTAAAAACCGACTTTACCGAGCTGACTCTGATTGGCGCAGTTGATTCTGGCATCATGGCGCAAAACTGCATGCTGGCTGCTGAGTCTCTTGGCTTAGGTGGCGTGTACATTGGTGGCTTACGTAACAGCGCGCAACAAGTCGATGAACTACTGGAACTGCCACAACACACGGCCGTGCTATTTGGTATGTGTTTAGGTCACCCTGCGCAGCAACCTGAGATAAAACCTCGCCTTCCTGCTCACGTGGTCCTGCATGAAAACCAATACCAGCCGTTAAGCCTAGATGAAATTGCCAGCTACGATGATTCGATGCAAAGCTACTACGCAAGCCGTTCAAGCAATCAAAAGCAAAGCAGTTGGTCACAGCAGATAACTCAAAAGCTGTCTGGCGAATCTCGCCCGCATATCCTGCCTTACTTGAACAGTAAACAACTAACGAAGCGTTAA
- a CDS encoding phospholipase D family protein — protein sequence MPVLQRISLTLVLVAILGGCSSLPEGIDHPAEPKTSPEPSTLSVLASEYQPEVLEQATTAVRLQESGWDALAQRLALVESAEHTIDIQYYIWNSDVSGSYLASRLLAAAERGVKVRVMLDDINLNEREGLLSALDAHPNVEIRIFNPTPTRRGFSKWLSFVGDFSRLNRRMHNKSFTVDGTLSVVGGRNIGDEYFDLSDEINFRDRDVLVMGSVVTTIQTSFIEYWNSRWSYPVDMLGDDEQPDLSKIDNIVVPHYQNYPKLPVDSKSSTQLLKGALSQMTWVNARFVYDPPVPIDSDDTNLPKATAVLLADLASKSENEILLESAYLVFDDGQLDEWQSLSNNSVEIKALTNSMASNDLVSNHSAYAGRRSDMLEHGIDLFELKPESKLCEESTKDATKCAPETAYGLHAKSVVFDRSIASIGSFNFNLRSTYLNTESVLIIENKVIAGTLAETIEQAMNEDNSWRLELEDGDVYWYSGEQSWDSEPETGKWERMQSGFLQLLPIEKYL from the coding sequence ATGCCTGTGCTCCAACGCATCAGTTTAACCTTAGTTTTAGTCGCTATTCTCGGCGGCTGCTCTTCATTACCCGAAGGCATCGACCACCCAGCTGAACCGAAAACCTCTCCTGAACCTAGCACTTTGTCGGTTTTAGCCAGTGAATATCAACCTGAAGTATTAGAGCAAGCAACCACTGCTGTTCGTTTACAAGAATCTGGTTGGGATGCATTGGCTCAGCGATTGGCACTTGTTGAATCGGCTGAACACACCATCGATATTCAATACTACATCTGGAATTCTGATGTATCGGGCAGTTACTTAGCCAGTCGTTTGTTAGCGGCTGCAGAGCGTGGTGTAAAAGTACGAGTGATGCTTGATGACATTAACCTCAATGAACGTGAAGGTTTATTGTCGGCATTGGATGCGCATCCTAACGTAGAGATTCGTATCTTCAACCCAACGCCGACACGACGCGGTTTCAGTAAATGGCTGAGCTTTGTTGGTGATTTTTCTCGCTTAAATCGCCGTATGCATAATAAGTCGTTTACCGTCGATGGCACTTTGTCTGTAGTGGGCGGGCGTAACATTGGCGATGAATACTTCGATCTCTCTGATGAAATCAATTTCCGAGATCGCGATGTGTTGGTGATGGGCTCTGTAGTAACGACCATCCAAACGAGTTTTATCGAATACTGGAATAGCCGTTGGTCTTACCCTGTCGATATGTTAGGTGATGACGAACAACCTGATCTCTCAAAGATAGATAATATTGTCGTTCCGCATTATCAAAATTACCCTAAGTTACCAGTAGACAGTAAATCGAGCACTCAGCTGTTGAAAGGTGCATTGAGTCAAATGACTTGGGTAAATGCTCGCTTTGTTTACGATCCGCCAGTACCTATCGATTCAGATGATACCAACTTGCCTAAAGCTACGGCCGTGTTACTTGCGGATTTAGCGAGCAAATCTGAAAACGAAATCTTGCTTGAGTCGGCTTATCTAGTGTTTGATGATGGCCAACTTGATGAGTGGCAATCTCTGAGTAACAACAGCGTTGAAATAAAGGCTCTGACCAATTCAATGGCCTCTAATGATCTTGTGAGCAACCACTCTGCTTACGCTGGGAGACGTTCCGATATGCTAGAGCATGGTATTGATCTGTTTGAACTCAAACCAGAATCTAAATTATGTGAAGAATCGACTAAAGACGCGACTAAGTGCGCCCCAGAGACTGCCTATGGCTTGCACGCCAAATCAGTCGTATTTGACCGAAGCATCGCGAGTATTGGATCATTTAACTTCAACTTACGTTCAACGTATCTTAATACTGAGTCGGTTCTAATCATCGAGAATAAAGTCATTGCTGGCACGCTAGCAGAAACCATTGAGCAAGCGATGAATGAAGACAACAGCTGGCGCTTGGAGCTCGAAGACGGAGACGTGTATTGGTATTCAGGTGAACAAAGCTGGGACAGCGAACCAGAAACGGGTAAGTGGGAACGAATGCAGTCAGGCTTCCTACAGTTATTACCGATTGAAAAATACCTGTAA
- a CDS encoding transcriptional regulator translates to MSYLSVLNDYRGSLETLLTMKSLGPVEVFSERFEAVLSPLDLTSEQAEDALHLLVDYLHGYALALNCNLDRTEITIEMVRKPLSLYCLGIEQLKSR, encoded by the coding sequence GTGAGTTATCTGTCGGTACTGAATGATTATCGTGGGTCGCTCGAAACTCTATTGACGATGAAGTCTCTTGGGCCTGTCGAGGTGTTTAGTGAACGCTTTGAAGCGGTGTTGAGTCCTTTGGATCTAACATCAGAACAAGCGGAAGACGCTCTTCATTTGCTGGTGGACTATCTGCATGGCTACGCGCTAGCACTGAACTGTAATCTAGATAGAACGGAGATTACCATCGAGATGGTGAGAAAGCCTTTAAGCCTTTATTGCTTGGGCATCGAACAGCTGAAATCGCGGTAA
- a CDS encoding putative quinol monooxygenase gives MTQLTIVANIVANEDKIELVKTELLKLIDITRAEEGCINYDLHQDNENPAHFTFYENWTSRELWQTHMGNTHLAEYMAATEGSVASFTLNEMTKIA, from the coding sequence ATGACTCAACTGACTATCGTCGCAAACATCGTGGCTAATGAAGACAAAATCGAATTGGTTAAAACAGAACTACTAAAGCTGATTGATATTACCCGTGCGGAAGAGGGTTGCATCAACTACGACCTTCACCAAGACAATGAAAACCCAGCGCATTTCACTTTCTACGAAAACTGGACGTCTCGCGAACTTTGGCAAACACACATGGGTAATACTCACCTTGCTGAGTACATGGCTGCAACGGAAGGTAGTGTTGCGTCATTCACACTCAATGAGATGACGAAAATCGCTTAA
- a CDS encoding Crp/Fnr family transcriptional regulator: protein MLITEDDIYYTSHILDFLSENEEALSFRKHTMKKGDPIFQQGQEINDIIFITGGAISVARSSRYGRRYQLGTFNHNGFLGLMELFSGKPCFYAVKAESDCEGFIINGAIFAELICQTPILAAHTFKHLTSKWYLSVERMSRNILHSITYCVIDDLLQFHSMNPDKDYIVNKSLECERLGTSLRVYNRILKQLNDSGAISVTRKSIRIISLEKLEATRLKESEKQ, encoded by the coding sequence ATGCTGATCACTGAAGATGATATTTACTATACATCGCATATCCTCGACTTCTTATCTGAAAACGAAGAAGCCTTATCCTTTCGTAAGCATACGATGAAGAAAGGCGATCCTATATTTCAACAAGGGCAAGAGATAAACGACATCATCTTCATTACTGGTGGCGCTATTTCTGTCGCTCGTAGCTCGCGTTACGGTCGTCGATATCAGTTAGGGACATTCAACCACAATGGTTTTCTCGGGCTTATGGAGTTGTTTTCTGGGAAACCCTGCTTCTACGCGGTGAAAGCAGAATCTGATTGTGAAGGGTTCATCATTAATGGGGCAATATTTGCCGAACTTATCTGTCAAACACCTATTCTAGCGGCGCACACTTTCAAGCATCTGACCTCCAAATGGTATTTATCGGTCGAGAGAATGTCGCGTAATATTCTCCACTCCATTACCTACTGTGTGATTGACGACTTGCTGCAGTTCCACAGCATGAATCCAGATAAAGATTACATCGTAAACAAAAGCCTAGAGTGTGAAAGGTTAGGCACAAGCCTGCGTGTTTACAATCGAATTTTAAAGCAATTGAATGACAGCGGCGCGATTTCCGTTACACGAAAAAGCATTCGTATCATCAGCCTAGAAAAACTCGAAGCGACTCGTTTGAAAGAGTCCGAAAAGCAATAA